The following proteins are encoded in a genomic region of Glycine soja cultivar W05 chromosome 17, ASM419377v2, whole genome shotgun sequence:
- the LOC114392854 gene encoding solute carrier family 25 member 44-like, translating into MSSIPTTTYEDSSAVNISEFQPQSHAPKEIEWHMLDKSKFFFLGAALFSSLSAALYPAVVLKTRQQVSSAKISCRNMSRAIIRYEGFRGFYRGFGTSLMGTIPARALYMSALEVTKSNVGTATAHLGFSDASAAAIANAAGGVASAMAAQLVWTPVDVVSQRLMVQESNKMCYRNGFDAFRKILGVEGPRGFYRGFGVSIVTYAPSNAVWWASYSMVNRLIWGVFGGCGNSNFGRDSKVMVGVQGLSAVMASGVSTIVTMPLDTIKTRLQVLDAEEINGRRRPLTLVQAVHNLVKEGGILACYRGLGPRWASMSMSAATMITTYEFLKRVSAKNLDRFIV; encoded by the exons ATGAGTTCGATTCCAACAACCACCTACGAAGATTCTTCAGCAGTTAACATTTCAGAATTCCAACCTCAATCTCACGCACCGAAGGAAATTGAGTGGCACATGCTCGACAAGTCAAAGTTCTTCTTCCTGGGAGCAGCCTTGTTCTCCTCTCTCTCCGCCGCCCTCTACCCCGCCGTGGTCTTGAAGACACGTCAGCAAGTTTCCTCCGCCAAAATCTCGTGCCGCAACATGTCACGCGCCATCATTCGCTACGAGGGTTTCCGAGGTTTCTACCGAGGTTTCGGCACTTCCTTAATGGGAACAATCCCCGCACGTGCGCTTTACATGTCTGCGCTTGAAGTCACGAAGAGCAACGTCGGCACCGCCACCGCTCACTTGGGGTTTTCCGATGCGTCGGCCGCTGCCATCGCTAATGCCGCCGGAGGCGTAGCTTCCGCCATGGCGGCACAATTGGTGTGGACCCCAGTTGATGTCGTGAGCCAAAGACTCATGGTTCAAGAAAGCaacaaaa tgTGTTACAGGAATGGTTTTGATGCATTTAGGAAAATTCTGGGTGTTGAAGGGCCAAGGGGGTTTTACAGAGGGTTTGGGGTTTCCATAGTGACTTATGCTCCCTCTAACGCAGTTTGGTGGGCTTCGTATTCAATGGTAAACAGGCTTATTTGGGGCGTGTTTGGTGGTTGTGGTAATTCAAATTTTGGACGCGATTCGAAGGTGATGGTGGGTGTGCAAGGGTTGAGTGCAGTTATGGCTAGTGGGGTTTCGACTATTGTGACTATGCCACTTGACACGATCAAGACGAGGTTGCAAGTGTTGGATGCAGAAGAGATTAATGGACGAAGGAGGCCATTGACTCTTGTGCAAGCGGTTCATAACTTGGTGAAGGAAGGGGGAATCTTGGCTTGTTACAGAGGCTTGGGACCAAGGTGGGCTTCTATGTCCATGTCTGCGGCAACCATGATTACTACCTATGAGTTCTTGAAACGCGTGTCTGCTAAGAATCTGGATAGATTCATTGTGTAG
- the LOC114393971 gene encoding PHD finger protein ALFIN-LIKE 4-like, with protein MDAGYNPRTVEEVFRDFKGRRAALIKALTTDVEEFYQQCDPEKENLCLYGFPSEHWEVNLPAEEVPPELPEPALGINFARDGMQEKDWLSLVAVHSDAWLLAVAFYFGARFGFDKADRKRLFNMINDLPTIFEVVTGMAKKQGKEKSSVSNHSSTKSKSNSKRGSESKYTKAMQSKDEDDEGVGVEEEDEDEHGETLCGACGESYAADEFWICCDICEKWFHGKCVKITPARAEHIKQYKCPSCSNKRARP; from the exons ATGGACGCAGGTTACAATCCTCGTACCGTCGAAGAGGTCTTTAGGGATTTCAAGGGTCGCAGAGCTGCTTTGATTAAAGCCCTCACCACTG ATGTTGAAGAGTTCTACCAGCAGTGCGATCCCG AGAAGGAAAATCTTTGCCTTTATGGATTTCCAAGTGAGCATTGGGAAGTCAATCTGCCAGCTGAGGAGGTGCCCCCTGAGCTTCCAGAGCCAGCATTGGGCATTAACTTTGCCAGAGATGGGATGCAAGAAAAGGACTGGCTGTCTTTGGTTGCTGTGCACAGTGATGCTTGGTTGCTTGCTGTGGCTTTTTATTTTGGTGCTAGGTTTGGATTTGACAAGGCTGACAG GAAGCGActatttaatatgataaatgatctTCCGACAATATTTGAGGTTGTTACAGGGATGGCCAAGAAACAAGGAAAGGAAAAGTCATCAGTTTCGAATCATAGCAGTACCAAGTCGAAGTCAAACTCTAAG CGCGGTTCTGAATCAAAGTACACAAAAGCAATGCAATCCAAGGACGAGGACGATGAAGGTGTGGGTGTGGAAGAGGAAGACGAAGATGAACATGGAGAGACTTTGTGTGGGGCATGTGGAGAGAGTTATGCTGCCGACGAATTCTGGATTTGCTGTGACATCTGTGAGAAATGGTTCCATGGAAAGTGCGTGAAGATTACCCCTGCAAGGGCCGAGCATATCAAGCAGTACAAATGTCCATCTTGCAGCAACAAGAGAGCTCGACCTTGA
- the LOC114393175 gene encoding 17.9 kDa class II heat shock protein, whose product MDFRVMGLESPLFHTLQHMMDMSEDGAGDNKTHNAPTWSYVRDAKAMAATPADVKEYPNSYVFEIDMPGLKSGDIKVQVEDDNLLLICGERKRDEEKEGAKYLRMERRVGKLMRKFVLPENANTDAISAVCQDGVLSVTVQKLPPPEPKKPRTIQVKVA is encoded by the coding sequence ATGGATTTCAGAGTGATGGGTTTGGAGTCTCCACTGTTCCACACGCTGCAACACATGATGGACATGTCAGAGGACGGTGCAGGAGACAACAAGACACACAATGCTCCAACATGGTCATACGTTCGAGACGCGAAAGCAATGGCTGCAACACCTGCGGATGTGAAGGAGTATCCGAATTCTTACGTGTTCGAGATCGACATGCCGGGTTTGAAATCTGGGGACATAAAGGTTCAAGTTGAAGACGACAACCTGCTTCTGATATGTGGGGAACGAAAGAGGGACGAAGAGAAAGAAGGGGCGAAGTATTTGAGAATGGAGAGAAGGGTTGGGAAGTTAATGCGCAAGTTTGTGCTGCCTGAGAATGCCAACACTGATGCAATCTCTGCTGTGTGCCAAGATGGTGTGCTTAGTGTAACCGTGCAGAAATTGCCTCCACCTGAGCCTAAGAAACCTAGGACTATTCAGGTTAAGGTTGCTTGA
- the LOC114391917 gene encoding 17.9 kDa class II heat shock protein-like, protein MDFRVMSLESPLFHTLQHMMDMPDDSAGDNKTYNAPTRSYVRDAKAMAATPADVKEYSNSYMFEIDMPGLKSGDIKVQVEDDNVLLISGERKRNEEKEGAKYLRIERRVGKLMRKFVLPENANTDAVSAVCQDGGA, encoded by the coding sequence ATGGATTTCAGGGTGATGAGTTTGGAGTCTCCACTGTTTCACACGCTGCAACACATGATGGACATGCCAGACGACTCTGCAGGGGACAACAAGACATACAATGCTCCGACACGGTCATATGTGCGAGACGCCAAGGCAATGGCTGCAACACCTGCGGATGTGAAGGAGTATTCGAATTCTTACATGTTCGAGATAGACATGCCCGGTTTGAAATCTGGGGACATAAAGGTTCAGGTTGAAGACGACAACGTGCTTCTGATTAGTGGGGAGAGAAAGAGGaacgaagaaaaagaaggagcaAAGTATCTCAGAATCGAGAGAAGGGTTGGGAAGTTAATGCGCAAGTTTGTGCTACCTGAGAATGCTAACACGGACGCTGTTTCAGCAGTGTGCCAAGATGGGGGTGCTTAG